The Sulfolobus sp. A20 genomic interval TATAGGTGAAGATGTTAGCCTCGAGGAAATTGCAGAAAGAACAGACGGTTACACTGGTGCTGATCTAGCTGCTTTAGTCAGAGAAGCAGCCATGAGGGCGATTAGAGAAAGCATGAGGTTATGTATAGATAAGACTAATGAAGTTTGTAAATCTAATGATGCGGAATGTAGGGATAAAGCTATGAGAGAGTGTATGAAGAGTAACGGAGTTAAAGTATCTCTAAAACATTTTGATGAAGCAATGAGGAAAATTAAACCATCGATAACTCAAGATATGATTCAATTCTATCAGAATTGGCTAGATAAAGCAAGGCAACAATTACCTAAGACTGTAATAAGACCAAGTACATATGTGTGAAAAAATGTGGAGAAGTATTCCTTTAAATCATGTAGTTTTAGAAAAGTTGAAGAAACATAACACTGTCAAGGATGAGGATTTATATAAGGAGGTAAAAAATTCAATAAATTATGATATATCTTTTGATGAATTTTTAAAAGTACTAATGTCTCTTGAGATGAAGGGTTATATATCTGTTTCCTTAATTAAGGAAAATACAAGAATGATAACATACCTAGGTGATAAGGAATCGGAGTAGATTTAGCCGATCTAGTCAAAGATGTAAAGAGGAAGCTAGTGTTGTATGAGGTAAAAGGTAAAAAGGTAAGTATAGATGGGTATAATGCGTTATATCAGTTTTTAGCAGCGATAAGACAGCCTGATGGCACGCCTCTTATGGATTCTTTGGGAAGAGTAACGAGCCATTTAAGTGGTCTATTTTATAGGACGATTAATATTCTAGAAGAAGGTATAATTCCAATCTATGTATTTGATGGTAAGCCACCTGAACAAAAGAGAGAAGAAATAGAGAGGAGAAGAAAACTGAAGGAGGAGGCTGAGAAGAAATTAGAGAGGGCAAGAACAGAGGGAAGGATTGAGGAAATTAGAAAGTATTCACAAGCCATTATTAAGCTTTCTAATGAAATGGTTGAGGAAAGTAAGCTATTGTTACAAGCTATGGGAATACCTACAATTCAAGCTCCATCCGAAGGAGAAGCTGAAGCCGCTTACCTAAATTCATCTGGCTTTACTTGGGCCTCAGTAAGTCAAGATTACGATTCGATACTTTTCGGAGCTAATAGGCTGATTAGGAATCTAACTATCAGCGGTAAAAGAAAGTTACCGAATAAGGACGTTTATGTTGAAATAGAACCAGAAATAATAGAGACTGAAAATTTACTTAAGAAATTGGGAATAACTAGGGAGCAGTTGATAGATGTAGCTATTTTAATTGGAACGGATTATAATCCAGATGGTATAAAAGGAATTGGGCCAGAGAAAGCTTATAAGATAATCAAGAAATATGGGAAGATAGAAAAAGCAATAGAGTATGGGGAAATTCCAAAATCGCTTATAACTTTCGATATAAACGAGATTAGAAAACTTTTTATGAATCCTCAAGTAATTAAGCCAGATAGAGAGTTAGAACTAGCCGAACCCGATGAAGAAAAGATTATAAAAATTCTCGTGAAAGATCATAACTTTAGTGAGGATAGAGTAAAAAATGGTATTCAAAGATTAACTAAAGCAATAAAGGAGCTGAAAGGGTTATCAAGGCAAAAAGGCTTAGATCAGTGGTTTTAAGAATATTTGAAGATAAGCTTAAAGCTATTAAATCTAGTCTTTAAACTTGTGCAACTGAAGCACTATTTTCCTATTTTTGTTGATCTTTCAAACTTTAGAGTTCTAGTAGTGGGTGGCGGTAAAATTGGCAGTAAAAGAGCGTTAGAGTTTAGAAAATATGGTGCAAAAGTTGACGTTTTAAGTTTATCCTTTTCCGATGAATTGTATAACTCTGGTATAAATTTAATCAATAGCGACGCAAGGAATGTAAACTCTAATGACTTACAAAAATATGATATAATTATAACGTGTACAAGCGATTTTAATTTAAATAAAGAACTTTGTGACTTAGCTAAGAGCTTAGGGAAACTCTGTAATAACCCTACAAATGTGGAAGACTCTAATTTTATAGTTCCTATATTTTATTCTGACGAGAATTATGAAATAGCCATCACGACAAGGGGTAAATCTAGTATTTTAGCGAAAGAGATCTTATCACAAATTACAAAACAATTGAGAGAAAATATGGAAATAAAGAATTTACTAGACGCTATGTATAATGTTAAGTTAATGTTAAAAGATAACATAAAAGACTCATCAGTCAGATTTTCCTTATATCATGTTATTTATAACGATAGTATTTTTAGATCTTATGCATCTAAAGGTAATTTAGAGTATGCTTTAAAAAGAGCTGAGGAGATAATAAATGCTTACAAACAATAGTGATTTTACAGAAAAATACTGTGGTATTATTTTCTCATATAAGACCGTCGGTATGAGCAACCTTCATTTCTATTATTTCAGAGAGTCCGAGATAAAGACTTTATCGAAAATGATAAGTTCAGAGTTAACAATATTGCAAACTTGTAATAGAGTAGAAATTTATCTATATGGCGAGAAAGCTAAAGATTTAGTGAATAATTTAGTTGAATACTTAAATAAGATTCATAATAAACCAATTGGAAACGAAGGATTAGTGTTATGTGGTAGAGAAGTTATTAAGCATCTATTTCAAGTGGCAAGTGGGATTGATTCAATTTCAATTGGAGAATACGAAATTCTCTCTCAGTTGAAGTCAACTATAGAAATGTTTGAGAAGTTAGGAATTAGTGGTAAATATTTAAGAATACTTTTTGAAAGGGCTATTAAGGTTGGTCGAGAAGTTAGGGAGAAAACAAAAATTTCAAGGGGTAAGGTAGGGATATATTCTCTAGCTGTAGAAGAAGCGAAAAAGCGAATTGGAAATTTAAATGATAAGAAGGTTGGTGTGATAGGAGCTGGTGAGATGGGTAACAAGATAGTTAGAATATTATATAATGAGAGAGTAACCGATGTTACAATATTAAATAGAACGTTAGAAAAAGCTAAAATTCTTGCGTCTAAATACGGTTATAAATATGATAATTTTGACTTGGATAAGGTATTTAATTTTGATGTTGTGTTTGTTGCAATTGAAAATAACTTTGGTAACAAAATAATGCAGAACTATTCTAACACACTAATTGTAGATATTTCAGTGCCTCCTATATTTTATGGAAATAACGTTATAACTATAGAAGATCTTGAAAAAGCCTCTCATGAAAATTTGAAAATAAGGGAAGAAGAAATAAATAAGATTAATGAGATTATTGATGAGAAGGTGAATCAGTTTATATATGATTACAAGAAAGAGATATATAGTGAATTTATCTCAAAAATAATGAGAAGAGTGGAAGAAATTAGAAGAACAGAGGTCAGTAGAGCTTATAAAGAACTTCAGAATATTGGTATTAATAACGACGAAGTGTTGGAAATTTTGAATTTAATGACGAATTCAATGTTAAAGAAGGTTTTTCAACCTCTATTTGATAACGTGAGAATGATAATTTTTAATGATGAAGAATCGATTAACTACATTAACTTCTTAATTGATATATTTAAAGATGGCAACTTTTCCGGTAATAAGACCAAGAAGATTGAGGAAAAACAAGTTAATAAGGGATCTAGTAGCGGAAACTCAGCTTAGTAACACTGATCTAATATTACCTATTTTTGTTAAAGAGGGAATTAATGAACCTGAAGAAATCTCATCCATGCCAGGAGTAAGAAGATACCCCCTTAATGATAAGCTTATAAATTTTATAGAGCAGAGTTATGAAAATGGTATTAGAAGTATCATCTTATTTGGGATTCCATCTTATAAAGATCATATAGCATCTTCTGCGTATGATAAAAATGGCATAATACAGATGGCATTAAGGATGATCAAGGAGACGTTCAAAGATAATTTAATTTTAATAACAGATGAATGCACAGACGAGTATACTACGCATGGACATTGTGGTATAGTAAAGCAATGTAATTCGTCTTATATTATTGACAATGATGAAAGTTTAAAGGTTCACGCTAAGATAGCAATAAGTCAAGCGGAAGCTGGAGCAGATATAATAGCCCCTTCAAGTATGATGGATGGTGTAGTTGGGGCAATAAGAAGGGCTCTAGATGAAGCTGGTTTTTATGATACTCTAATCATGTCGTATAGCGTAAAGTATGCTTCAGTATTATATAGTCCCTTTAGGGACGCAGCTTACTCTAAACCAGCATTTGGAGATAGGAGAGGATATCAAATGGATCCAAGAAATGCATATGAGGGTCTTAAGGAAGCTAGACTAGATATTGAAGAGGGAGCTGATATTCTGATGGTAAAACCAGCCCATACCTATTTAGATGTCATCAGAATAGTAAAATCTACTTTCCCTGAATATCCCCTTGCCGCCTATCATGTAAGCGGAGAATATAGTATGATAAAAGCTGCAGCAATTAACGGTTGGATCGATGAGAAGATGGTAGTTCTTGAAATAACTACAGCTATTAAGAGAGCCGGTGCTGATTTCATAATCACCTATTACGCGAATGATATAGCTAATTGGATAAAGGAAGGTGTACCATTTTGACGACTAGTGAGGAATTATGGGATGAGGCAAATCATCTTTTTGCTGGAGGAGTTAATAGCCCAGTTAGAGCTTCAGTAAAACCTTATCCTTTCTTTGTAGATAGAGGCAAAGGTGCATTTCTTTACACTGTGGATGGAAATAAATTAATTGACTATGTATTAGGTTATGGTCCACTAATTTTAGGTCATTCTCCAGATACAATTAAACAAAAAATAATAGAGCAAGTAGAAAAAGGTTGGTTATTTGGTACCCCTTCTAAAGCAGAGATTGAATTGGCTAAAAAAATAATAAAACATATAGCTTCAGCACAAAAAGTAAGATTTGTCAATAGTGGAACAGAAGCCACGATGGCCGCAATTAGATTAGCTAGAGGTTACACAAAGAGAGATAAAATTCTAAAATTTAGCGGAAACTATCATGGAGCACATGACTATGTATTAGTTGAGGCTGGAAGTGCAGCAAGCGAGTATAATATTATTTTATCCGACGGTATTCCAAAAAATATTGCGGAAATGGTTGAAATATGTGAGTATAATGACATAGAATGTGTAGATAAGAAAATAAGGAAAGAAGATATTGCAGCTGTAATATTAGAACCTATCATGGGAAATGCTGGTGTAATATTGCCAGACATTGAATTCCTTAAAGGGATAAGAGAGTTAACTAAAGCCTATGGCTCTCTTCTTATTTTTGACGAGGTAATAACTGGGTTCAGAGTAGATATAGGGGGTGCTCAAAAATTATTTCAAGTTTATCCAGATATTACTACTCTAGGTAAGATAATTGGTGGTGGGCTTCCAATTGGTTGTATCGCAGGGAGAGAGGATATAATAGATAACTTCACTCCAGCTGGAAAGGTCTTTAATGCTGGTACATTTAACGCTAATCCTCTTTCTATGGTTGCAGGTATCGCAACTATAGAGGAGTTAGAGAAAGGGTATCCTTATAATATAGCCAATAAGGCAGTTAAAGCTATTGTAGAGGAATTAGAGACTATGATAAAAGTTAAACATAAGATAAATTATATCGCAAGTATGTTTCAAATCTTCATAGGCGTTGAAAATGTGAGGAATTATTCTGAGGCGAGAATGGCTAATAAGGAAACTTATATAAAACTCCATAATCTCCTACTGAAGGAGGGAGTATTTATACCACCTAGTCAATTTGAGACAATATTTACGTCTGCATCACATGATGATGATATTATAAATCAAACTATATATAAATTGAAAAAAATTATAAGTGAGTTAATTTGAAAAAAATAAAAATAGCTACTAGAGGATCTAGACTTAGTTTAATTCAAGTTGATATGGTAGGTCAAGCTTTAAATAAGTTAGGTATTGAGTATGATATAATCAAGGTGAAAACCAAAGCGGATCTGTTCATGAATGAGCCATTATATAAATTAGGTAAAGGTGTTTTTGAAAGAGAAGTAAATGAAGCGGTTGTTAAAGGAGAGGCTAATGTTGCGGTTCACAGTATGAAAGATTTGCCTTCAGAGCTGCATCCGGATCTTGAAATATTTGGTGTATTAAAGAGAGACTCTCCATATGATGTTCTTATTTCAAAGAAGGGCATAAGAGAGCTGCAAAGCGGTGCAATAATAGGCACTAGTAGTTTGAGACGAAAGAATTTCATTACTTTCTTGAGGGGCGATATTATTGTTAAAGATCTTAGGGGTAATGTAGATACTAGGATTAAAAAATACCTTATGGGAGAATATAATGGCATAATCTTGGCTGAAGCTTCCTTATTACGTTTAAAAATAGATGTAACATACCATAGACTTAACGTATTTGATTTTACACCAGAACCTAACCAAGGGATAGTCGCTATAATAGGTAGGAAAAAAGATATTGAGCTAAAGAAAATGTTTGATGAGATCTCTGACTACGATACTTTAGACGAGGCCTTAGCTGAGAGAGAAGCTATTAATATCGTAGGAGGAGGGTGCCATTCACCAGTTGGTGTACTTTTCAGAAAATATGGGAAAGAGCTATTTGGCATAGCCAGTTATAGTGATGGAAAAAGGAAAATCACCGTAAGTATAAGTAAATCGAACGATCCAAAATTAGTTGGGAAAGAATTAGGTAACGCCTTGAGGAGAGAGATGAAGAATGAAGGTATTGTTTTTTAGGCCCGAAAGTGATGGAGAAGATACTTATAATTTTAATACTACAATAAATGGTATAGAAATAATTAATATTCCATTGTTTAAAGTAGAATGTATACAATATAACTTACCAGAAGACGTTGAAATGTTCGATGCCTTAGCGTTTACAAGTAGGAATGCTGTACGATGTTTTAAAGATGTCAACCTAATTAAAGATCTAAAAGTTTACGCTATAGGAGATGAGACGGCTATTTCTATTAAAGAGAGATTTGGTATATGTCCAATAGTTCCTAAAAAATTTACCAGTATGGAATTGGCTGAAAAAATACTTAGGGATGGAGTTAGGACTCTTATAGCTGTAAGGAGTAAATTAGCTAATAACGATA includes:
- a CDS encoding bifunctional precorrin-2 dehydrogenase/sirohydrochlorin ferrochelatase, with translation MQLKHYFPIFVDLSNFRVLVVGGGKIGSKRALEFRKYGAKVDVLSLSFSDELYNSGINLINSDARNVNSNDLQKYDIIITCTSDFNLNKELCDLAKSLGKLCNNPTNVEDSNFIVPIFYSDENYEIAITTRGKSSILAKEILSQITKQLRENMEIKNLLDAMYNVKLMLKDNIKDSSVRFSLYHVIYNDSIFRSYASKGNLEYALKRAEEIINAYKQ
- the hemC gene encoding hydroxymethylbilane synthase, producing the protein MKKIKIATRGSRLSLIQVDMVGQALNKLGIEYDIIKVKTKADLFMNEPLYKLGKGVFEREVNEAVVKGEANVAVHSMKDLPSELHPDLEIFGVLKRDSPYDVLISKKGIRELQSGAIIGTSSLRRKNFITFLRGDIIVKDLRGNVDTRIKKYLMGEYNGIILAEASLLRLKIDVTYHRLNVFDFTPEPNQGIVAIIGRKKDIELKKMFDEISDYDTLDEALAEREAINIVGGGCHSPVGVLFRKYGKELFGIASYSDGKRKITVSISKSNDPKLVGKELGNALRREMKNEGIVF
- a CDS encoding uroporphyrinogen-III synthase: MKVLFFRPESDGEDTYNFNTTINGIEIINIPLFKVECIQYNLPEDVEMFDALAFTSRNAVRCFKDVNLIKDLKVYAIGDETAISIKERFGICPIVPKKFTSMELAEKILRDGVRTLIAVRSKLANNDMRKTLENKIRYIEVYDYDLSTIYNNIELAGKLISNCEVDGIAITSSSIARVIAKYINKECMTKIFSIGPVTSRVLIEIVGEAKIIESKTHSISGILETIVKVMGNNG
- the fen gene encoding flap endonuclease-1; amino-acid sequence: MGVDLADLVKDVKRKLVLYEVKGKKVSIDGYNALYQFLAAIRQPDGTPLMDSLGRVTSHLSGLFYRTINILEEGIIPIYVFDGKPPEQKREEIERRRKLKEEAEKKLERARTEGRIEEIRKYSQAIIKLSNEMVEESKLLLQAMGIPTIQAPSEGEAEAAYLNSSGFTWASVSQDYDSILFGANRLIRNLTISGKRKLPNKDVYVEIEPEIIETENLLKKLGITREQLIDVAILIGTDYNPDGIKGIGPEKAYKIIKKYGKIEKAIEYGEIPKSLITFDINEIRKLFMNPQVIKPDRELELAEPDEEKIIKILVKDHNFSEDRVKNGIQRLTKAIKELKGLSRQKGLDQWF
- the hemL gene encoding glutamate-1-semialdehyde 2,1-aminomutase — its product is MDKGRCTILTTSEELWDEANHLFAGGVNSPVRASVKPYPFFVDRGKGAFLYTVDGNKLIDYVLGYGPLILGHSPDTIKQKIIEQVEKGWLFGTPSKAEIELAKKIIKHIASAQKVRFVNSGTEATMAAIRLARGYTKRDKILKFSGNYHGAHDYVLVEAGSAASEYNIILSDGIPKNIAEMVEICEYNDIECVDKKIRKEDIAAVILEPIMGNAGVILPDIEFLKGIRELTKAYGSLLIFDEVITGFRVDIGGAQKLFQVYPDITTLGKIIGGGLPIGCIAGREDIIDNFTPAGKVFNAGTFNANPLSMVAGIATIEELEKGYPYNIANKAVKAIVEELETMIKVKHKINYIASMFQIFIGVENVRNYSEARMANKETYIKLHNLLLKEGVFIPPSQFETIFTSASHDDDIINQTIYKLKKIISELI
- a CDS encoding glutamyl-tRNA reductase, coding for MLTNNSDFTEKYCGIIFSYKTVGMSNLHFYYFRESEIKTLSKMISSELTILQTCNRVEIYLYGEKAKDLVNNLVEYLNKIHNKPIGNEGLVLCGREVIKHLFQVASGIDSISIGEYEILSQLKSTIEMFEKLGISGKYLRILFERAIKVGREVREKTKISRGKVGIYSLAVEEAKKRIGNLNDKKVGVIGAGEMGNKIVRILYNERVTDVTILNRTLEKAKILASKYGYKYDNFDLDKVFNFDVVFVAIENNFGNKIMQNYSNTLIVDISVPPIFYGNNVITIEDLEKASHENLKIREEEINKINEIIDEKVNQFIYDYKKEIYSEFISKIMRRVEEIRRTEVSRAYKELQNIGINNDEVLEILNLMTNSMLKKVFQPLFDNVRMIIFNDEESINYINFLIDIFKDGNFSGNKTKKIEEKQVNKGSSSGNSA
- the hemB gene encoding porphobilinogen synthase codes for the protein MATFPVIRPRRLRKNKLIRDLVAETQLSNTDLILPIFVKEGINEPEEISSMPGVRRYPLNDKLINFIEQSYENGIRSIILFGIPSYKDHIASSAYDKNGIIQMALRMIKETFKDNLILITDECTDEYTTHGHCGIVKQCNSSYIIDNDESLKVHAKIAISQAEAGADIIAPSSMMDGVVGAIRRALDEAGFYDTLIMSYSVKYASVLYSPFRDAAYSKPAFGDRRGYQMDPRNAYEGLKEARLDIEEGADILMVKPAHTYLDVIRIVKSTFPEYPLAAYHVSGEYSMIKAAAINGWIDEKMVVLEITTAIKRAGADFIITYYANDIANWIKEGVPF